A part of Asticcacaulis sp. AND118 genomic DNA contains:
- a CDS encoding LuxR family transcriptional regulator → MPSYVRSRLLAAREFALDELSVLRESDPAFDGAIIETIRAFAPFDAYCFSGVDLDGCRAGSGILLSTDMPLDMLATYSREGFIQTDPLIAALTSEAPDAAWDELPDTVTGTPAARRLSQLMETYLLPPRLVFSFWNEQGELYGAATFARARPFSAAERQLLKWVASRLHAAMQAPVLTRFNAQIGLTDKELACLELASRGHSSSEIASRLALSAETVDTYFKSLSRKMQVRNRTQAVADALRIGLIH, encoded by the coding sequence ATGCCCAGCTATGTCCGGTCCCGGCTTTTGGCGGCGCGTGAGTTCGCGCTTGATGAGCTATCGGTTCTCAGGGAAAGCGATCCGGCCTTTGACGGAGCCATAATCGAGACCATCCGGGCGTTTGCGCCCTTCGACGCCTATTGTTTCAGTGGGGTGGACCTGGACGGGTGCCGGGCGGGGTCGGGCATTCTACTGTCCACCGACATGCCCCTCGATATGCTGGCGACCTATAGCCGGGAAGGCTTCATCCAAACGGATCCTCTGATAGCCGCCCTCACTTCTGAAGCGCCGGATGCCGCCTGGGATGAATTGCCGGATACCGTCACAGGCACCCCTGCCGCGAGGCGACTGTCGCAGTTGATGGAGACCTATCTTCTGCCGCCACGCCTCGTCTTTTCCTTCTGGAATGAACAGGGAGAGCTTTATGGGGCGGCGACGTTTGCCCGCGCCAGGCCCTTTTCGGCGGCCGAACGCCAACTCTTAAAATGGGTGGCCTCACGGTTGCACGCGGCGATGCAGGCCCCTGTCCTTACCCGCTTCAATGCGCAGATAGGCCTTACGGATAAGGAGTTGGCATGTCTGGAACTGGCGTCGCGGGGACACAGCAGTTCTGAAATCGCCAGTCGGCTCGCCCTGAGCGCTGAGACCGTCGACACCTATTTCAAATCCCTGTCGCGCAAGATGCAGGTGCGTAATCGCACTCAGGCCGTGGCGGACGCTTTGAGGATCGGTTTGATACACTAA